The following proteins are co-located in the Cydia fagiglandana chromosome 2, ilCydFagi1.1, whole genome shotgun sequence genome:
- the LOC134675965 gene encoding tektin-B1-like, translating to MQSVVTFEKPLPHLSLPDWDARLYGLKVTADTRRADAFDFRHSAHQLRNETRIKTDWDSYHNNNRLRARVYEIEQWRSTLQELLDRIDREMNALKEEKASTERELEQLNLPLLVCSECLSNRDGRRSTELTYDLADTELKKELCVTESNKKMLIDRCQSAWEKINKLEVVKFKLQLDLNDKNEALQIDKDMLSLDKDCANITYKTDSLKTPKRMITGEQWLDRCEATKKMAVDELQETLSLRESLFVARGRARNLLQAQKDATNYMMRRRVYDTQRARNELEWQKLKMEENMDKLATELKVMGEQFTDKVNALKVAETRLETRGYRPGSELAADEADIGLKEEVRNLRETIRQLQEKLDCGKATYNALEATSIKIAMDLADKNQSLETDTRALEMRAALEPKKPTGTDKNLVLASMADEVPKTEL from the exons ATGCAGTCGGTTGTGACCTTCGAAAAACCATTACCTCATTTAAGCTTGCCGGATTGGGATGCTCGTCTCTACGGGCTAAAG GTGACAGCAGATACCCGGAGAGCAGACGCTTTCGATTTTCGTCACAGCGCCCACCAGCTTAGGAATGAGACCAGGATCAAGACTGATTGGGACAGCTACCATAACAACAACCGTCTTAGAGCCAG GGTATACGAGATAGAACAATGGCGATCAACTCTCCAGGAACTTCTAGATCGTATAGACAGAGAAATGAATGCGCTGAAGGAAGAAAAGGCATCTACGGAAAGAGAGTTGGAACAGCTAAACTTGCCTCTTTTAGTTTGTTCCGAATGTCTTTCCAACAGAGATGGCAGAAGAAGCACGGAGTTAACTTATGATCTTGCTGATACTGAATTAAAGAAG GAACTGTGTGTAACAGAGAGCAATAAAAAGATGCTGATCGATCGGTGTCAGTCAGCTTGGGAGAAAATTAACAAACTAGAGGTCGTAAAGTTTAAGCTTCAGCTGGACCTCAACGATAAGAACGAAGCCCTCCAAATTGACAAGGACATGCTCAGTCTGGATAAAGATTGCGCCAACATTACGTATAAGACGGATTCTCTAAAAACCCCAAAGAG AATGATAACCGGCGAACAATGGCTAGACCGATGCGAAGCCACAAAAAAAATGGCAGTAGATGAACTTCAAGAAACTCTAAGCCTCCGAGAGTCCCTCTTTGTAGCTAGAGGGCGCGCTAGGAACCTCCTGCAAGCTCAAAAGGACGCCACTAATTACATGATGCGTAGGCGTGTCTATGATACGCAAAGGGCTAGGAATGAATTAGAATGGCAGAAACTAAAg ATGGAAGAAAATATGGACAAACTGGCCACAGAACTAAAAGTAATGGGGGAGCAATTTACCGACAAGGTAAACGCGTTAAAAGTGGCAGAGACCCGCCTGGAGACTCGAGGGTACCGACCAGGCTCCGAGCTGGCTGCAGACGAGGCCGATATCGGGTTGAAGGAGGAAGTGCGCAATCTAAGAGAAACTATCAGGCAGTTGCAGGAAAAACTCGACTGTGGCAA GGCTACGTACAACGCTCTCGAGGCAACATCTATCAAAATTGCCATGGATTTGGCTGACAAAAATCAGTCTTTGGAGACAGACACTCGCGCCCTGG